A region from the Cryptococcus gattii WM276 chromosome H, complete sequence genome encodes:
- a CDS encoding nicotinamide mononucleotide permease, putative (Similar to TIGR gene model, INSD accession AAW45523.1), whose amino-acid sequence MSLEEKLSQEHLEQIISEKDKLDDGVDHHLAVKLPDSLVGLSDEEISAIDKRATWKLDLLLMPVLMALYILNYLDRQNISSAKIAGIMDDLGLTTTQYNTCVAVLFAGYVSLQVFSNIFASKINYPGIYICFMCAVWGIISGCTGAVQSYAGLAVCRVVLGFAESAFFPGAVYLNSCFYTKKQMALRTAILYSGSQIGNAFGGLFALAILNLNGAHGLKGWRWLFIVEGALTVGCAVIFATFIPNKPGTMRWLSQQEKDRLVYRLEVDRSSKDATDEVTAWAAFKLASCDPKTWLLCSVLYCNYIAASVTNFFPVVVSGLGFNRTITLAITCPPYVLCCFAILIIGWHSDKKNERTLHIICPFFITIIANIMAISTTKVVPRYIAMCLLPSSFYGATCCVLSWISSSITGPAVKRAIAIAIINAVCNTPNIWTSYLYYDSPRYIAAFGVDLAASVLTIAFAALTYLYLRRQNSKIERGEPLPASGPSVVQLEAGFRYQL is encoded by the exons ATGTCGCTTGAGGAGAAGTTGAGTCAAGAACATCTTGAGCAGATAATCAGTGAGAAGGACAAACTTGATGATGGTGTTGACCATCACCTTGCGGTCAAACTTCCTGATTCCTTGGTGGGACTCAGCGATGAAGAGATCAGTGCTATTGATAAGAGGGCAACATGGAAGCTGGATTTGCTCTTAATGCCAGTGTTGATGGCTCTTTACATTCT AAACTACCTTGATCGACAGAATATTTCTTCAGCGAAGATCGCGGGGATCATGGACGACCTTGGACTTACAACTACTCAGTACAATACATGCGTTGCCGTGTTGTTCGCTGGATATGTTAGTCTTCAGGTCTTTAGTAACATCTTCGCCTCCAAGATCAACTATCCAGGCATAT ACATTTGTTTCATGTGTGCTGTTTGGGGTATCATTTCTGGCTGCACTGGTGCTGTCCAGTCCTATGCCGGTCTTGCCGTATGCCGTGTAGTACTTGGGTTCGCGGAGAGCGCATTCTTCCCAGGTGCTGTATACCTCAACTCCTGCTTCTACACCAAAAAGCAAATGGCCCTTCGAACAGCTATTCTGTACTCGGGATCCCAGATAGGAAATGCTTTCGGTGGTCTTTTTGCGTTGGCCATCCTCAATCTTAACGGGGCCCATGGTCTTAAAGGTTGGAGGTGGCTCTTTATCGTAGAAG GCGCCTTGACTGTTGGTTGTGCCGTTATCTTCGCAACGTTCATCCCCAACAAGCCCGGAACCATGAGATGGCTTTCTCAGCAAGAAAAGGACCGCCTAGTCTATCGATTAGAAGTTGATAGATCGTCCAAGGACGCGACAGATGAGGTTACTGCTTGGGCTGCTTTCAAATTGGCCTCATGCGATCCTAAGACTTGGCTCCTTTGCTCAGTTCTTTATTGCAATTACATCGCGGCTTCGGTCACCAACTTTTTCCCTGTTGTCG TTTCTGGCCTGGGTTTCAACCGCACTATCACGCTCGCCATCACTTGCCCTCCTTATGTCCTTTGTTGCTTCGCTATCTTGATAATTGGTTGGCATTCCGATAAGAAAAATGAACGAACACTTCATATCATTTGCCCTTTCTTTATCACCATTATTGCGAATATCATGGCTATATCGACTACAAAGGTTGTTCCACGATACATCGCTATGTgcctccttccttcctcgtTTTACGGTGCAACCTGCTGTGTGCTTTCTTGGATTAGTTCATCCATTACAGGTCCTGCGGTCAAGCGTGCCATTGCTATTGCCAT TATCAATGCCGTTTGTAACACCCCCAACATTTGGACATCATATCTCTATTACGACTCTCCTCGTTACATAGCGGCCTTCGGGGTGGATTTGGCTGCCAGCGTCTTGACTATCGCTTTCGCAGCTTTGACTTATCTTTATCTCCGTCGCCAAAACAGCAAGATTGAGCGGGGGGAACCTTTGCCTGCCTCTGGCCCGTCTGTCGTACAACTGGAAGCTGGTTTTAGATATCAATTATAA
- a CDS encoding uncharacterized protein (Similar to TIGR gene model, INSD accession AAW45339.1), with the protein MSLSFLPFTPSFVPTYILFFAFIGLDQTYAYPHNSRQDVAVTRNGSKPSQEAAQSILTSSGSDLGGSSMAWNQPSSASATVSKIASVANGPATNERAINAMPTSSPTIVARDSSLEETSTSSMPVTTSFIPVSGLAFPSVTPSPSITASAYKTLTSLIPSILSNANSIAVHSWEIGAFTETLLEIYYPELTPFGWKASAFDGEDIPWSVLKIAKDAISHYDWTGAPGQNSEKDLQDYLFPDTTPHAHVPQALVGGDGALGDPVSLIPAVWLLARFARQDDLREELGLRSPEDYAWAVGNQLDYLFNGPWANNAGTISQREAGFEVWSDMGYMIPPSLAYLGLDISNYNLLKKALEQFRLESSAMLDTDKQIYQHIPASDARLWATGNGWMTYGLMRDLASVKMSSFTEDFSTLKSDAEQTIAGVFKALFDQLGDDSLLPDYMLQDNSTLALGDTAGTALTVAAYYRFLEIAPHLTSQALIAKAEKAFDGVVAKIDGDGWVTHCVDPMGTYGWVVYPEDYSLHSPEGQAFAAMMWKARTDAGY; encoded by the exons ATGTCGCTTTCGTTCCTTCCGTTTACTCCTTCCTTCGTCCCAACATACATCCTTTTTTTCGCATTTATTGGCCTTGATCAGACATACGCATACCCGCATAACAGTCGGCAAGACGTTGCTGTGACGCGAAATGGTTCAAAACCGTCGCAAGAGGCAGCTCAATCGATTCTGACCAGCTCTGGTTCCGATCTGGGGGGAAGCTCCATGGCTTGGAATCAACCAAGCTCAGCTTCTGCCACTGTCTCCAAAATAGCCAGTGTTGCGAATGGCCCTGCCACTAATGAGCGAGCTATCAATGCAATGCCCACATCGTCACCTACAATTGTCGCCAGAGATTCCTCACTGGAAGAGACCTCAACGTCGTCAATGCCTGTAACTACTTCCTTTATTCCTGTTTCAGGTCTCGCTTTCCCTTCAGTGACGCCGTCCCCGTCAATTACTGCCTCTGCCTACAAAACCCTCACTTCCCTCATCCCTTCCATTCTTTCCAATGCCAACTCTATAGCAGTGCACTCGTGGGAGATAGGGGCCTTTACAGAGACCCTTCTGGAGATATACTACCCCGAACTGACCCCCTTTGGATGGAAGGCGAGCGCATTCGATGGTGAGGACATTCCTTGGAGCGTCTTGAAAATAGCGAAGGATGCTATTTCACATTATGATTGGACTGGCGCACCAGGGCAAAATTCTGAAAAGGACTTACAGGATTATCTTTTCCCTGATACCACACCTCACGCACACGTCCCACAGGCTTTAGTGGGAGGTGATGGAGCATTGGGAGATCCTGTATCCTTGATACCAGCTGTCTGGCTGCTGGCAAGATTCGCAAGACAAGATGACCTCAGAGAAGAACTAGGTTTGAGATCTCCAGAAGATTATGCCTGGGCAGTGGGAAATCAGCTCGATTACTTATTCAATGGGCCATGGGCCAACAA TGCAGGCACTATATCTCAGAGAGAAGCGGGATTTGAAGTATGGTCCGATATGGGGTATATGATCCCCCCTTCTTTGGCTTATCTTGGGCTTGACATCTCGAATTACAATTTATTAAAGAAAGCCCTCGAGCAATTTAGACTGGAAAGTTCAGCCATGCTTGACACCGACAAGCAAATATATCAACACATCCCTGCATCGGATGCAAGATTGTGGGCAACTGGAAATGGATGGATGACTTACGGTTTGATGCGCGAC CTCGCATCTGTGAAAATGTCTTCGTTCACCGAGGACTTCTCCACTTTGAAGTCTGATGCAGAACAAACAATTGCTGGTGTCTTCAAAGCCCTTTTTGACCAACTTGGC GACGACAGTCTGCTTCCTGATTATATGCTCCAAGACAACTCAACTTTAGCACTGGGAGATACAGCAGGGACAGCCCTGACTGTTGCAGCATACTATCGCTTTCTTGAAATTGCACCTCACCTGACTAGCCAAGCTTTGATTGCTAAAGCGGAGAAAGCTTTCGATGGAGTCGTAGCAAAAATTGATGGCGATGGTTGGGTGACGCAC TGTGTCGACCCAATGGGAACGTATGGCTGGGTTGTCTATCCAGAAGATTATTCATTGCACTCACCGGAGGGACAAGCGTTCGCAGCCATGATGTGGAAGGCCCGTACAGATGCTGGATACTAA
- a CDS encoding f-box protein pof6, putative (Similar to TIGR gene model, INSD accession AAW45673.1) has translation MDKWAPIAPSKPQFQSASHLSNRFASVLKSSKHDPRPKAPAQFIGKWPEDVLLRIIGLLPIPDLPNTARVNRAFARLVRDERGWEWRCSLLEIQPEPTAPSSSILKDNELKPPISTKRKSSFPARQASVLDDDFGDFAEQNKDVFEDVDFGDFEAAKPTIPQGGSGPSTQQWGTSKEQNLLDFDDLPLPSRPTGSSGSHSRTTGFFALAPSMPSPSIPFTSHSPGPYYLAYKAHHLSLLPFCRHLRSSPSPSSTLSLLFPPSPTTALLPSLSQQSSVLLSLIRFLSPQLQPLRDWGFLRQALLAAADRFDSTCLVAFEVSDGKKDVEGMKEAAESSWNVWEAGGGDREKWECGRVWVEKREVFYDTTRWDSLENIIKVQTKSGATVRQLDFTPMDAFMSHVLEAFRIDAQTAHSVFPPKAKVVLSFCDRLSNEVIGEYIHPLLSQARAISQDLFLRATAATFVQAWKLVDVTMEVLGDEQNVIKKEQVEDSVFHMFEEHLDDYLDDETERVKDHLEDICRAWEQQLGTSDSAQLSKSHAPTFLTSANPDQVKRNVLASFKDALLLPVTIVPRTVTFGVNAIVSGGTQAVSGLAMLNPQKWTGKGGVVKEVKEGEEVVFEAKDIDEIEETANSEIMEGLRISENMENVKEALEPNHGASLNDVNARLAAGPLETSHPSTPTPQNNKSFDRLQLLVSLDTALELIQMDRDSLKRAETFAKYRGKVGLKVKEAIEEIFIFLLKAVGDRHIAPGFKIATNEMSTYKPAEHEETTSVAPLLQFFELVHIGDTIQSMVQVYFDKELSPYVDKTDFLNAVMREKKRFESVLDDAVAAGLNAGIEVLMNQVEHIILVKTGPREYYPVEGTPMELGPTQGCKEAIACLEMHCNLLKGSTSKEVLEVFYQEVGIRLEAIIQRHIKRQIISLEGGFQVIADLNAYYNFVSSLKQQRITDDFSDLKMLGNVYIVSDARDLAQIVRDVSRYGGAFTPEDIYEFIQRRSDWKKIEKTVDKAMYALSVREDCVVM, from the exons ATGGACAAATGGGCACCCATAGCTCCTTCAAAACCTCAGTTCCAGTCAGCGTCTCATCTCTCAAATCGCTTTGCGTCGGTCCTCAAGTCTTCAAAACATGATCCACGCCCAAAAGCACCTGCACAATTCATAGGTAAATGGCCAGAAGATGTCCTACTTAGGATTATCGGGCTGTTACCCATCCCTGATCTACCAAATACTGCGAGGGTCAACAGAGCCTTTGCCCGCCTGGTCAGAGACGAAAGAGGTTGGGAATGGAGATGCAGCCTTCTTGAGATACAGCCGGAGCCCACTG CCCCATCCTCATCAATTTTGAAGGATAATGAGCTCAAGCCGCCAATATCAACGAAGAGGAAATCGTCCTTTCCAGCCCGCCAAGCTTCAGTTCTTGACGATGACTTTGGGGATTTTGCAGAGCAAAACAAAGACGTATTTGAGGATGTAGATTTCGGGGATTTTGAGGCCGCTAAACCGACAATACCTCAAGGGGGATCTGGGCCCAGTACACAACAATGGGGCACTTCGAAGGAACAAAATCTTTTGGACTTTGATGACTTACCCTTACCTTCGCGACCGACAGGCAGCAGTGGCTCACATAGTCGGACTACAGGTTTCTTCGCTCTTGCCCCTTCTATGCCTTCACCCTCCATCCCCTTTACATCCCATTCGCCAGGTCCATACTATTTGGCCTACAAAGCGCACCACCTCTCCCTTCTACCCTTCTGCAGACACCTCCGATCGTCCCCATCACCCAGTTCAACActttccctcctcttccctccttcGCCCACCACAGCCTTACTACCCTCCCTGTCCCAGCAATCGTCTGTCTTGCTTTCTCTCATACGTTTTCTGTCACCGCAGCTTCAGCCTTTACGAGATTGGGGTTTCCTTCGTCAAGCACTACTAGCAGCGGCAGATCGTTTTGATTCGACCTGTCTTGTAGCATTTGAGGTGTCTGACGGAAAGAAAGATGTAGAAGGCATGAAGGAAGCTGCTGAAAGTAGTTGGAATGTCTGGGAAGCTGGTGGTGGGGATAGAGAGAAGTGGGAATGTGGAAGAGTGTGGgtggagaaaagagaagTGTTCTATGATACTACCAGGTGGGATTCCTTGGAAAACATTAT TAAGGTACAGACGAAGTCTGGAGCTACAGTTCGCCAGCTGGATTTCACTCCCATGGACGCATTCATGTCACACGTCCTTGAGGCTTTCAGGATAGACGCCCAGACAGCCCATTCCGTTTTCCCTCCCAAAGCAAAGGTGGTTTTGTCATTTTGTGACAGGCTATCCAACGAAGTT ATTGGCGAATACatccatcctcttctttcccaaGCACGTGCAATTTCGCAGGATTTGTTCTTGCGTGCCACTGCCGCCACCTTCGTCCAAGCATGGAAACTCGTGGATGTAACCATGGAGGTGTTAGGGGATGAGCAGAATGTGATAAAGAAGGAGCAAGTTGAGGATAGTGT GTTTCACATGTTTGAAGAGCATCTTGATGATTATTTAGACGATGAAACTGAACGCGTCAAAGATCACTTAGAGGATATCTGCCGAGCATGGGAACAACAA CTGGGTACGAGTGATTCTGCACAACTTTCCAAGTCACACGCCCCGACTTTCCTTACTTCAGCCAACCCGGACCAAGTTAAGCGCAATGTTCTTGCCTCGTTCAAGGATGCTTTGCTTCTTCCCGTCACTATCGTGCCCCGTACTGTCACTTTCGGTGTCAATGCGATTGTTAGCGGCGGAACTCAAGCTGTGAGCGGTTTGGCGATGCTCAATCCACAAAAATGGACCGGCAAAGGGGGAGTTGTCAAAGAGGTgaaagaaggggaggaggTAGTATTCGAAGCGAAAGATATAGATGAAATAGAAGAGACGGCCAACAGCGAAATCATGGAAGGGTTGAGAATATCAGAAAATATGGAGAACGTCAAAGAAGCTCTGGAGCCTAACCATGGCGCCAGTTTAAACGACGTCAATGCGAGGTTAGCTGCTGGTCCGCTGGAAACCTCTCATCCATCCACCCCCACTCCGCAAAATAACAAATCCTTTGATCGCCTTCAACTTCTCGTCTCACTTGACACCGCCTTAGAGTTAATTCAAATGGACCGTGATTCCTTGAAGCGAGCAGAGACGTTTGCGAAATATCGGGGGAAGGTGGGGTTAAAGGTGAAAGAGGCAATTGAAGAGATTTTTATCTTCTTGTTAAAGGCTGTCGGAGATAGGCATATTGCCCCTGGATTCAAAAT AGCTACAAATGAGATGAGCACCTACAAACCTGCTGAACACGAAGAAACCACTAGCGTTGCGCCTCTTTTACAGTTTTTCGAGCTCGTCCACATAGGTGATACAATTCAATCTATGGTTCAAGTCTACTTCGATAAAGAGTTATCGCCTTATGTCGATAAGACGGACTTTTTGAATGCTGTTAtgagagagaaaaaaaggTTTGAGAGTGTCCTAGACGACGCCGTCGCTGCTGGACTTAATGCTGGAATTGAGGTACTTATGAATCAG GTTGAACATATAATACTAGTCAAGACTGGCCCTCGAGAATATTATCCTGTGGAAGGTACGCCAATGGAGCTGGGACCTACACAAGGGTGTAAAGAGGCTATTGCATGTCTCGAGATGCATTGCAACTTGTTGAAAGGGAGTACATCTAAGGAGGTGCTGGAAGTTTTCTATCAGGAAGTTGGGATCCGTTTGGAAGC CATTATTCAACGTCACATTAAGCGACAAATCATCTCTCTCGAAGGTGGCTTCCAAGTCATCGCAGATTTGAACGCCTATTATAACTTTGTCTCTTCGCTGAAGCAGCAGCGTATCACGGATGACTTTTCTGATCTCAAAATGCTTGGAAATGTGTACATTGTGTCCGATGCGAGGGATTTAGCACAGATCGTGCGGGATGTATCAAGATATGGAGGCGCCTTCACTCCTGAAGA TATCTACGAATTTATTCAGAGAAGATCTGACTGGAAAAAAATTGAAAAGACTGTTGACAAG GCCATGTATGCCCTATCAGTCAGGGAAGATTGCGTTGTTATGTAG
- a CDS encoding Hypothetical Protein (Similar to TIGR gene model, INSD accession AAW45525.1), which translates to MAYPRYNNYEQRVPPAQPATYYSAPPTSTLPNREPLSREPHRVLFAGLPPDITASDLRDLLLSEPLHLSPLTTSVTSLHSENGDFQGVMLVYVETAEDAERIRAQYSGQPIDGSLVLQVHHVLPSHVSLPLTNSVTPASVTTARPANQQSKSIPTGPKAGSGPTQANQQPQRSTVQRSSTAGKKAAGGVHAQAGSASPGLALLKRIGKAGQEGDKRKPLGGANKQKANVKSQSAGADLLSRLNPSPGDHSKSSKQKNKNTKASNGNAKVNRAKGKAA; encoded by the exons ATGGCTTATCCTCGCTATAACAACTACGAACAACGTGTACCGCCAGCTCAACCAGCCACTTATTACTCTGCCCCACCCACTTCCACGTTGCCGAACAGAGAACCTTTGTCGCGAGAACCGCATCGCGTTCTTTTCGCTGGCTTGCCCCCCGATATCACTGCTAGTGATTTACGG GATCTTCTCCTGTCTGAACCGCTGCATCTCTCGCCTCTCACAACATCTGTTACAAGCCTTCACAGCGAAAATGGAGATTTTCAAGGGGTGATGCTTGTGTATGTGGAGACTGCTGAGGATGCAGAAAGAATCAGGGCTCAATATTCTGGGCAGCCGATTGATGGAT CACTTGTGCTTCAAGTCCACCACGTTCTCCCATCCCATGTATCCCTCCCCCTTACAAACTCCGTCACCCCTGCCTCCGTCACCACTGCTAGACCTGCTAATCAGCAAAGCAAGTCAATTCCCACGGGACCCAAAGCTGGCTCGGGACCAACACAAGCCAACCAGCAGCCGCAACGATCCACTGTTCAGAGAAGTAGCACTGCTGGAAAGAAAGCGGCGGGTGGAGTGCATGCGCAGGCTGGGAGTGCTTCCCCTGGTCTGGCGCTGTTGAAGAGGATTGGGAAGGCGGGTCAAGAAGGTGATAAGAGAAAGCCACTGGGAGG TGCGAATAAACAAAAAGCCAATGTCAAATCTCAGTCAGCTGGTGCGGATCTCCTGTCACGATTAAACCCTTCTCCTGGGGATCATTCGAAGAGCAGCAAACAGAAGAACAAGAATACAAAAGCGTCGAACGGAAACGCTAAAGTCAATCGAGCCAAAGGAAAGGCCGCCTGA
- a CDS encoding nuclear mRNA splicing, via spliceosome-related protein, putative (Similar to TIGR gene model, INSD accession AAW45671.1): MASLRRPSTAIPRGPAAVQFDRGTRPPLPSDNKQNRMSKVGEKIKKRLSMRYGGNESFSVAPPLPGAPDFLMADPYGHLDIETPGEDLVASPFGRYGSSDLKESSIQPFQPLDTQEQLADEGIRRRGAADATIEEEWDLEELSNEKMDIQAYAKKVLTGADEEEKRRFVAALMREKQSNKKELQRTVFKHYAEFVAISKEISTLENDMLELKELLGQWKDLPQLMGMEDTLAPTLDRNGNLERRRTQRNSVFDLQNLYRNQLTQLWSIVEGSQKYLPVVPGRHLVFELHNVVELNPATYKPKQNVSIFLLNDVLLIAGKRRNKGSSSPGVGSEKDRDRGRMVAERCWNLIELGIVDVRDGGELVNIVKVHRGKEHCVYKTQKSDDKRALINAFRQISREVNEKKRKDSEKEQERRKTMWLGDKNGNGASNPGHPLSTIGLSMADSKDLRWIDEYGDELTMAIAIRDWEGSVKLVEKGQALSKSIESDPSAHSLLVSRLEQLVPSLVSQISHDLSSPNLRKSSSARLISLLVRLDLGDHARDTFLESRRELMLKRVRSIKCDGDVSIYINELAVVIFTIIRHTSDWYMNAFKENKMASGFVTWAKQQIETFADLFNRQVDAANISQSTIDESLHVTAAQNRKVGHLSVPSYIAKSFG, from the exons ATGGCCTCTTTGCGTCGACCATCGACAGCCATCCCTCGTGGACCGGCCGCAGTTCAATTTGACCGCGGAACTCGTCCACCCTTGCCTAGTGATAACAAACAGAATCGCATGTCAAAGGTCGGAGAAAAGATAAAGAAGCGTTTGAGTATGAG GTATGGCGGGAATGAATCGTTTTCTGTGGCTCCTCCACTTCCTGGAGCACCCGATTTTCTAATGGCTGATCCGTACGGGCACCTCGACATTGAAACGCCCGGGGAAGATTTGGTCGCTTCCCCATTCGGGCGGTATGGCTCTTCAGATTTGAAGGAATCTAGCATCCAGCCGTTCCAACCTCTTGATACTCAAGAACAACTTGCAGATGAAGGCATTCGACGCCGGGGGGCCGCAGATGCCACTATAGAGGAAGAGTGGGATTTAGAAGAGCTCAGTAACGAGAAAATGGACATTCAAGCCTACGCTAAAAAGGTTTTGACGGGTgcagatgaagaggaaaaacGAAGATTTGTGGCTGCTCTAATGAGAGAAAAGCAATCTAACAAGAAAGAGTTACAGAGAACTGTTTTTAAACA CTATGCGGAATTCGTCGCGATATCTAAAGAAATATCTACTTTGGAGAACGACATGCTTGAACTCAAAGAATTATTAGGGCAGTGGAAGGATTTGCCCCAGTTAATGGGAATGGAAGATACTTTAGCACCTACACTCGACCGCAATGGCAACT TGGAACGACGTCGCACACAACGCAACTCTGTCTTTGACCTTCAAAACCTCTATCGTAATCAGTTAACCCAACTGTGGTCTATCGTCGAGGGTTCCCAGAAGTATCTACCCGTGGTACCTGGCCGTCACCTTGTCTTCGAGCTTCATAATGTCGTCGAGCTCAATCCCGCTACTTACAAACCTAAACAAAATGTTAGCATCTTCCTGTTGAACGATGTGCTTTTGATAGCTGGCAAGAGAAGAAATAAGGGCAGCTCAAGCCCCGGTGTAGGGAGCGAGAAGGATAGGGATAGAGGCAGGATGGTTGCTGAGCGATGTTGGAATCTTATTGAACTTGGAATTGTCGATGTCAGGGACGGTGGTG AACTGGTCAACATTGTTAAGGTTCACCGGGGAAAAGAACACTGTGTCTATAAAACCCAGAAATCTGATGACAAAAGGGCACTTATTAATGCCTTCAGACAAATATCCCGAGAAGTCAAcgaaaagaagagaaaggatAGCGAGAAAGAGCAAGAGCGAAGAAAGACTATGTGGTTAGGCGAT aagaatgggaaTGGTGCTAGTAATCCTGGACATCCTCTTTCAACCATTGGGCTCTCCATGGCAGACTCTAAGGATCTCCGGTGGATTGATGAGTACGGCGATGAGTTAACAATGGCCATTGCCATTCGAGACTGGGAAGGATCAGTGAAATTAGTCGAAAAAG GTCAAGCTCTCTCGAAGTCCATCGAATCTGACCCATCCGCCCATTCCCTTCTCGTATCTCGCCTCGAACAGTTAGTTCCTTCCCTCGTATCCCAGATCTCCCACGACCTTTCTTCTCCGAATCTTCGTAAATCTTCATCCGCTCGCCTTATATCACTTCTTGTTCGACTCGACCTCGGCGATCATGCCCGAGATACCTTTTTGGAGTCTAGAAGAGAGTTAATGCTTAAAAGGGTCCGAAGTATCAAGTGCGATGGCGATGTTAGCATCTACATCAATGAACTGGCTGTGGTGATCTTTACCATTATCAGGCATACCAGCGACTGGTACATGAACGCTTTCAAAGAAAACAAGATGGCGTCTG GCTTTGTGACGTGGGCGAAACAACAAATTGAAACGTTTGCAGATCTTTTCAACCGTCAGGTTGATGCAGCCAACATCAGTCAATCAACTATTGATGAATCCTTGCACGTTACAGCTGCGCAGAATCGAAAGGTAGGCCATTTGTCGGTACCAAGTTACATTGCTAAATCATTTGGCTGA
- a CDS encoding uncharacterized protein (Similar to SGTC gene model, INSD accession EAL19100.1), producing MSATAVATEIMGRNLPSPRDDLELVAMPSVVGREAGEKDPYSLRTKMIGEDKIKALRQRKTGGSKLASFYESQNEHINDLLKPMSAHSAEAAQDAENNALKVKIAVNASLVANTALAILQLYAAISSMSLALFASCIDAVDPFANLILWLAHRRSDRANENKWPVRGSRFETSDGNIIYGSIMGGVNVILVVESIQEFVTHTGDDLNKFHLASIVSVAVAFGVKFCLFLYCLAIRKSSSQVQVLWEDHRNDLLTNGFSILTAAGGAKLRWWIDPMGATIIAMVIITVWARTVYEQFTFLAGITAPPDFINLVTYKAMTFSPSITSVDTVRAYHSGPQYFVEVDIVLPPEMPLWEAHDIAQDLQDQIEKLKDVDRCFVHVDHEISHEPEHRKKV from the exons ATGAGTGCCACCGCTGTAGCGACCGAAATTATGGGCCGTAATCTCCCTAGCCCTCGAGATGATCTTGAGTTGGTGGCGATGCCCTCCGTTGTGGGTCGCGAAGCTGGCGAAAAAGATCCGTATAGCCTCAGAACGAAGATGATTGGTGAAGATAAAATCAAGGCTCTTCGCCA GCGCAAAACTGGTGGCAGCAAGCTTGCCAGCTTCTACGAGTCCCAGAATGAGCACATCAATGACTTATTGAAACCCATGTCTGCTCACTCGGCTGAGGCAGCTCAGGACGCTGAAAATAATGCCCTCAAAGTGAAGATAGCTGTCAACGCTTCGCTTGTAGCAAACACTGCTTTAGCCATATTGCAGCTTTATGCCGCCATTAGCAGCATGAGTCTGGCCCTCTTTGCCAGTTGCATTGATGCCG TTGATCCTTTTGCCAATCTGATTCTCTGGCTGGCCCATCGACGATCTGATCGGGCAAACGAGAATAAATGGCCAGTGAGGGGTTCACGCTTTGAGACCAGTGA CGGCAACATCATTTACGGATCTATTATGGGCGGCGTGAATGTTATTCTTGTTGTGGAGTCCATTCAGGAGTTTGTGACTCACACAGGTGATGATTTGAACAAATTTCACTTGGCGTCTATTGTATCCGTCGCAGTTGCTTTTG GTGTTAAATTTTGCCTCTTTCTTTATTGCTTGGCCATCCGaaaatcttcttctcaagTCCAGGTTTTGTGGGAAGACCACCGGAATGATCTCTTGAC AAATGGATTTAGTATTTTGACGGCTGCCGGAGGTGCCAAACTTCGGTGGTGG ATCGATCCTATGGGGGCAACTATCATTGCCATGGTCATTATTACTGTATGGGCTCGCACCGTATATG AGCAATTCACTTTTTTAGCAGGGATCACTGCCCCTCCTGATTTCATTAATCTCGTAACTTACAAGGCCATGaccttctctccttccatTACCTCTGTAGATACTGTCCGAGCCTATCACTCAGGTCCACAGTATTTTGTCGAGGTGGATATTGTGTTACCCCCTGAAATGCCTCTTTGGGAAGCCCACGACATCGCTCAGGATTTACAAGACCAGATCGAGAAGCTGAAGGATGTGGACAGATGTTTCGTGCACGTTGACCATGAGATTTCTCATGAGCCC GAGCATCGTAAGAAAGTATAA